Proteins from a genomic interval of Caldicellulosiruptor diazotrophicus:
- a CDS encoding ThuA domain-containing protein encodes MKRILALVGDFYHSHDNLLKALKQTTNAALGNCEIIDTSIENFEEFLSQNPDAIVISAENRINPQDEIIKCWMTEQLAKRIKEYVEGGGRLFVWHSGLASYPEEGEFCKLVRGYFKFHPDKHKPVRYHSSHKATLENKEFDFEIMDEHYFVFCDEENTNIYLYSESEDGSSIAGWWHNFGKGKVVALTPAHREDGLLDNNFQELLKTVLVFLFK; translated from the coding sequence ATGAAAAGAATCTTAGCTTTGGTTGGAGATTTTTACCACAGCCATGACAACCTACTCAAAGCCTTAAAGCAAACCACAAATGCTGCTTTAGGTAATTGCGAGATAATAGATACATCTATTGAAAACTTTGAGGAGTTTCTTTCTCAAAATCCAGATGCAATTGTAATCTCTGCAGAGAACAGGATAAATCCACAGGATGAAATTATAAAGTGCTGGATGACAGAGCAGTTGGCAAAGAGAATAAAAGAGTATGTTGAAGGCGGTGGAAGGCTTTTTGTATGGCACTCGGGACTTGCCTCATATCCTGAAGAAGGAGAGTTTTGCAAACTTGTGAGAGGGTATTTTAAGTTTCATCCAGATAAGCACAAACCTGTAAGATATCACTCTTCCCATAAAGCTACTCTTGAGAACAAAGAGTTTGATTTTGAAATTATGGATGAACACTATTTTGTTTTTTGCGACGAAGAGAATACCAATATCTATCTTTACTCTGAATCAGAAGACGGCAGTTCAATTGCAGGATGGTGGCACAATTTTGGCAAGGGCAAAGTAGTTGCATTAACTCCTGCTCACAGAGAAGATGGGCTTTTGGATAATAATTTTCAGGAACTTCTCAAAACAGTTTTGGTTTTTCTTTTCAAGTAG
- a CDS encoding AGE family epimerase/isomerase — MDINRFKEDIKSHLDEKIIPFWQGLKDDEFGGYYGYMDFNLNINKKAQKGCILNSRILWFFSACYNVLKSEKYKELAFHAFEFLKNKFWDKEYEGLFWNVSHKGVPVDVTKHVYVQAFGIYGLSEYYEASGDKEALRLAKRLFEILETKCKSKNGYTEQFDRNWQEKENRFLSENGLIASKTMNTHLHVLESYTNLYRILKLDDVYEALERIVRLFVDKIYKKGTGHFKVFCDDNWNELIKAVSYGHDIEASWLLDEAAKYLKDKKLKEEVEKITLEVAQVTLKEAFDGQSLINEKVEDRVDRNKIWWVEAETVVGFFNAYQKTKEEKYLDAAVKTWEFIKNHLVDRRKNSEWLWMVDENLKAAKMPIVEPWKCPYHNGRMCLEIIKRVY, encoded by the coding sequence ATGGATATTAACAGGTTTAAAGAAGATATAAAAAGTCATCTTGATGAAAAGATAATACCATTTTGGCAAGGTTTAAAGGATGACGAATTTGGTGGCTACTATGGATATATGGATTTTAATCTCAATATTAATAAGAAAGCTCAAAAAGGTTGTATTTTGAACTCGAGGATATTGTGGTTTTTCTCAGCATGTTACAATGTGCTGAAAAGTGAAAAATACAAAGAGCTGGCTTTTCATGCGTTTGAATTTTTAAAAAACAAGTTTTGGGACAAAGAGTATGAAGGACTTTTCTGGAATGTATCCCACAAAGGTGTGCCCGTTGATGTAACAAAACATGTTTATGTTCAGGCTTTTGGCATATACGGACTTTCGGAGTATTATGAAGCATCTGGCGATAAAGAAGCTCTTCGTTTGGCAAAGAGGCTTTTTGAGATTTTGGAGACAAAATGCAAAAGTAAAAATGGATATACAGAGCAGTTTGATAGAAACTGGCAAGAAAAAGAAAACAGGTTTTTGAGCGAAAATGGACTAATTGCCTCAAAAACAATGAACACGCATCTTCATGTACTGGAGAGCTATACAAACCTCTACAGGATTTTAAAACTTGATGATGTGTATGAGGCGCTTGAGAGGATAGTTAGACTCTTTGTTGACAAGATTTACAAAAAAGGAACAGGTCACTTCAAGGTATTTTGCGATGACAACTGGAACGAACTTATAAAAGCAGTATCATATGGACATGACATTGAAGCAAGTTGGCTTTTAGACGAAGCTGCCAAGTATCTGAAGGATAAAAAGTTAAAAGAAGAGGTTGAAAAGATCACATTAGAGGTTGCACAAGTGACTTTAAAAGAAGCCTTTGATGGTCAAAGTCTCATAAACGAGAAGGTAGAAGACAGGGTTGATAGAAACAAAATCTGGTGGGTTGAGGCAGAGACAGTTGTTGGATTTTTTAATGCATATCAAAAGACAAAAGAGGAAAAATATTTAGATGCAGCCGTCAAGACATGGGAGTTCATAAAAAATCATCTTGTTGACAGAAGAAAGAACTCTGAGTGGCTGTGGATGGTAGATGAGAATTTAAAAGCAGCTAAAATGCCAATTGTTGAGCCATGGAAGTGCCCGTATCATAATGGCAGAATGTGTTTGGAGATAATAAAAAGGGTTTACTAA
- a CDS encoding substrate-binding domain-containing protein, whose product MNKRVTMKDIAEKLGVSKVTVSKALKDSPDISSSLKEKIIKTAQEMGYIYNAKGRMLRENLTYSIGVISSEKYYGKDDYFYIDLYKHLSNSLEKLGFTTTFNIISQSDENDLSVPNALLEQKVDGVVILGQMSLDYIQKILSYNYPTVFLDFYCDKFNVDCVITDNFYATYEITNMLIEQGHTQIGFVGNIYATSSIQDRFLGFYKALLENKIDLNKDWIIKDRDDNNNFIDIILPKNLPTAFVCNCDKTAYLTIEKLKSRGYKVPDDVSVVGFDDSLHAVLSQPKITTVRVNLEEMGRRTAKMMVEKIKQGEKHYGKMLIKGKIIIRESVKALK is encoded by the coding sequence ATGAACAAGAGAGTTACTATGAAAGATATTGCCGAAAAGCTTGGTGTTTCTAAGGTAACAGTGTCAAAGGCGCTCAAGGACAGTCCTGATATTAGTTCATCCCTGAAAGAGAAAATTATAAAGACTGCCCAGGAGATGGGTTATATCTACAACGCAAAAGGAAGGATGCTGAGAGAAAACCTTACGTATTCTATCGGTGTGATATCGTCAGAAAAGTATTATGGCAAAGACGACTATTTCTACATAGACCTTTACAAACATCTTTCAAACAGTTTAGAAAAACTTGGCTTTACAACAACCTTCAACATTATAAGCCAGTCAGACGAAAATGATCTTTCTGTACCTAACGCGCTTTTAGAACAGAAGGTAGACGGTGTTGTTATTTTGGGTCAGATGAGTCTTGACTACATTCAAAAGATTTTAAGTTATAATTACCCGACAGTGTTTTTAGACTTTTACTGTGACAAGTTTAACGTTGACTGTGTAATTACAGACAACTTTTACGCAACATACGAGATAACCAACATGCTAATAGAGCAGGGTCACACCCAGATTGGGTTTGTAGGAAACATCTACGCAACAAGCAGCATTCAAGACAGGTTTCTGGGCTTTTACAAGGCGCTTTTGGAGAACAAGATAGATCTCAACAAGGATTGGATAATAAAAGACAGGGATGACAACAACAATTTCATAGATATTATATTGCCCAAAAACCTTCCAACGGCATTTGTTTGCAACTGTGACAAGACTGCTTATCTTACAATAGAAAAGCTCAAATCAAGAGGATATAAGGTGCCGGATGATGTTTCAGTGGTGGGGTTTGATGATAGCCTTCATGCAGTGCTTTCACAGCCCAAAATTACCACCGTCCGTGTGAATTTGGAAGAGATGGGTAGAAGAACAGCCAAGATGATGGTTGAAAAGATAAAGCAGGGAGAAAAGCATTATGGCAAAATGCTCATAAAAGGCAAGATTATTATAAGAGAGTCTGTCAAGGCTTTGAAATAA
- a CDS encoding glycoside hydrolase family 130 protein produces MDIKIIGQSLPNMPWEERPKDCKDIVWRSKHNPIIKRNQAKDANSIFNSAVVPFKDGFAGVFRVDDKARRMNIRRGFSKDGYNWEIDDEPINFIQQTRDPLVSEYKYDPRVTFIEDRFYITWCNGYHGPTIGVGYTFDFEKFYQIENAFLPYNRNGVLFPRKINGKYAMLSRPSDTGHTPFGDIFYSESPDMIHWGCHRHVMSAGYTPWQSLKIGAGPTPIETSEGWLLIYHGVLLSCNGYVYSFGAALLDLEKPWVVKARSKSYLLSPQEYYECVGDVPNVAFPCATLCDASTGRLAIYYGGADTVVNLAFAYVQDIIELLKKESQE; encoded by the coding sequence ATGGATATCAAAATAATAGGGCAATCACTTCCAAACATGCCTTGGGAAGAAAGACCTAAAGACTGCAAGGACATTGTATGGAGGTCTAAACACAACCCAATTATCAAGAGAAATCAGGCAAAAGATGCAAACAGCATTTTCAACAGTGCGGTTGTTCCATTCAAAGATGGTTTTGCAGGAGTTTTCAGGGTGGATGATAAAGCGAGAAGAATGAACATCAGACGTGGGTTTAGCAAGGATGGTTACAACTGGGAGATTGATGATGAACCAATCAACTTCATCCAGCAGACAAGAGACCCGCTTGTAAGTGAGTACAAATATGACCCACGAGTAACTTTCATAGAAGATAGATTCTATATCACATGGTGCAATGGCTATCATGGTCCGACAATTGGTGTTGGCTATACATTCGACTTTGAAAAGTTCTATCAGATTGAAAATGCGTTTTTGCCATACAACAGAAACGGTGTGCTTTTCCCGAGGAAAATAAATGGCAAATACGCTATGCTATCCCGCCCATCAGATACGGGGCACACACCATTTGGTGACATATTCTACAGCGAAAGCCCTGATATGATTCACTGGGGCTGCCACAGACATGTAATGTCAGCAGGCTACACACCTTGGCAGTCGCTCAAAATAGGGGCAGGGCCAACACCAATTGAAACAAGCGAAGGATGGCTGCTAATTTATCATGGCGTACTTCTTTCATGTAATGGATATGTATACAGCTTTGGTGCAGCGCTTTTGGATTTGGAAAAACCATGGGTTGTAAAGGCAAGGTCAAAATCTTATCTTCTTTCACCACAAGAGTATTATGAATGTGTTGGCGATGTTCCAAACGTTGCATTCCCATGCGCGACACTTTGCGACGCCAGCACGGGTAGGCTTGCAATTTATTATGGTGGTGCTGATACTGTTGTAAACCTTGCTTTTGCTTATGTTCAGGATATAATTGAACTTCTCAAAAAAGAGAGCCAGGAATAA
- a CDS encoding ABC transporter substrate-binding protein, whose translation MFKRKVTLLVAIAFLITIIVPGFLSTPTKAVAASKPPIVFKIYWGDSNAEPVDVWKTPIGKKVEQLTGVRLQFEFIVGSDEETKAGIMLASGDLPDLINAHNVINKFIEAGALVPMDNYIAKYGKNIKKWYDSKALKKLKYPKDGHIYYLTPFREESDPLYSFAGFWLPIYILKENKWPVVRDIDTYFKIVKDAVKKHPTYNGKPTIGFTALTDSWRIYVLMQQPLRLEGYPNDGGWLIDEKTGVVKDSYTMSYAKTYYKILNQMWNEGLLDKEMFSQNYDQYLAKISSGRVVGFYDERWQIQSAIDSLEKQGLYDRIPIAMPVLKKGVKRDRYNVVTMGTGAGISITKKCKDPVAAFKFLDRMAGEDILKLINWGIQGQDYYVKDGKMYKDAKQIQNYMNPDYRKKQGIGGNIWFAFPRPPFDWTYSDKSGKISWDYSDQALEQRYKPYEKEVLKAYKIKSFKDLFSPTWNSPYGYGWDIKLPDDLQAIQNQADDLQRRYITKAIMAKPGEYDKIWNEYLNKMKSIPIKKVIDFRQKEIQRRLKEWN comes from the coding sequence ATGTTTAAAAGAAAAGTTACTTTATTGGTTGCTATTGCCTTTTTGATAACCATCATTGTTCCTGGATTTTTAAGTACTCCAACAAAGGCAGTAGCAGCGTCCAAACCCCCAATAGTTTTTAAGATTTATTGGGGTGATTCGAATGCAGAGCCGGTTGATGTGTGGAAGACACCAATTGGTAAAAAGGTTGAACAACTAACAGGTGTAAGACTCCAATTTGAGTTTATCGTCGGCAGTGATGAGGAAACAAAGGCAGGTATCATGCTTGCAAGTGGTGACTTGCCGGACTTAATCAATGCGCACAACGTTATAAATAAGTTTATTGAAGCAGGAGCTTTAGTTCCGATGGATAATTACATTGCTAAGTATGGCAAGAACATCAAGAAATGGTATGACTCAAAAGCTCTTAAAAAACTCAAATATCCAAAAGATGGGCACATTTACTACCTTACACCTTTCAGAGAGGAATCTGACCCACTGTATTCATTTGCTGGTTTTTGGCTGCCTATATACATTCTGAAAGAGAATAAATGGCCAGTTGTAAGAGATATTGACACATATTTCAAGATCGTAAAGGACGCTGTCAAAAAACATCCAACATACAATGGAAAACCAACGATAGGTTTTACAGCGCTGACTGACAGCTGGAGAATCTATGTACTGATGCAGCAGCCACTCAGGCTTGAAGGCTATCCAAACGATGGCGGCTGGCTTATCGATGAAAAGACAGGTGTTGTAAAAGACAGCTATACAATGTCATATGCAAAGACATATTACAAGATACTCAACCAGATGTGGAACGAAGGTCTTCTTGACAAAGAGATGTTTTCACAAAACTATGACCAATACTTAGCAAAAATTTCGTCGGGCAGGGTTGTTGGTTTTTATGATGAAAGATGGCAGATACAGTCTGCAATAGACTCTCTCGAAAAACAAGGACTTTACGACAGAATTCCTATTGCAATGCCAGTTTTGAAAAAGGGTGTAAAGAGAGATAGATACAACGTGGTTACAATGGGAACAGGTGCCGGAATATCAATTACAAAGAAGTGCAAGGACCCGGTTGCAGCCTTCAAGTTCTTGGACAGAATGGCTGGCGAAGATATCTTAAAACTCATTAACTGGGGTATCCAAGGCCAGGACTACTACGTAAAGGATGGTAAGATGTATAAAGATGCAAAACAAATTCAAAATTACATGAACCCAGATTACAGAAAGAAACAGGGCATTGGCGGAAATATCTGGTTTGCATTCCCAAGACCACCGTTTGACTGGACATATTCAGACAAGAGCGGAAAGATTTCTTGGGACTACTCAGACCAGGCATTAGAGCAGAGGTATAAACCATATGAAAAGGAAGTTTTGAAAGCTTATAAGATTAAGTCGTTCAAAGACTTGTTCTCACCAACATGGAACTCACCGTATGGATATGGTTGGGATATCAAGCTTCCAGACGACCTGCAGGCAATCCAAAACCAGGCTGATGACTTGCAAAGAAGATACATCACAAAAGCTATAATGGCAAAACCGGGTGAGTACGATAAAATCTGGAATGAATATCTTAACAAGATGAAAAGTATTCCTATCAAAAAGGTAATTGATTTCAGACAAAAAGAGATTCAAAGAAGACTCAAAGAGTGGAACTAA
- a CDS encoding ABC transporter permease: MQSSKKRFFSTIYNQRQLIVLTFPFLIMVLIFNYFPLWGWLLAFKDYKPYLGFQNSEWVGFKNFVDLFSDVYFFQALRNTLVISCLKLIFNFLSSITFAILLNEIKNMLFKRAVQTISYLPHFVSWVVAANIIYTVLSPDYGIINDLLVKFHILKEPINFLGEPQYFWFIAPITEVWKEMGWNAIIYLAAMTNIDPQLYEAASIDGAGRLKRIWYITLPGILPTVKILLIMNVGWILNAGFEQMYLLQRPSTLDYSDILETYILRYGIGSGRWSYATAAGIFNSVVSLILVTTANRIASKIGEGERVF, translated from the coding sequence ATGCAGTCATCTAAGAAAAGATTCTTTTCAACAATCTACAACCAGCGCCAGCTAATTGTTCTTACATTTCCTTTTTTGATTATGGTGCTAATTTTTAACTACTTTCCGCTGTGGGGCTGGTTATTAGCTTTCAAAGACTACAAACCTTATCTTGGTTTTCAAAATTCCGAATGGGTTGGATTTAAAAACTTTGTGGACCTATTTTCAGATGTTTATTTTTTCCAGGCGCTTAGAAATACTTTGGTCATAAGCTGTTTGAAACTCATATTTAACTTTTTGTCATCCATTACGTTTGCAATACTTCTAAATGAGATTAAAAACATGCTATTTAAAAGGGCAGTGCAGACAATCTCCTACCTTCCACACTTTGTTTCATGGGTTGTTGCAGCAAATATTATATACACAGTGCTTTCACCTGACTATGGGATAATAAACGACCTTCTTGTCAAATTCCATATTCTAAAAGAACCAATTAACTTTTTGGGCGAACCTCAATATTTCTGGTTCATTGCACCAATTACAGAGGTTTGGAAAGAGATGGGCTGGAACGCAATTATATACTTGGCTGCAATGACAAACATCGACCCGCAGCTTTATGAAGCTGCAAGTATAGATGGTGCAGGCAGGCTGAAAAGAATATGGTACATAACCTTGCCAGGTATTCTACCCACAGTAAAGATTCTTCTTATTATGAACGTAGGGTGGATTTTGAACGCTGGGTTTGAACAGATGTACCTTTTGCAAAGACCTTCTACGTTAGACTATTCGGATATCCTTGAGACATACATCTTAAGATATGGTATTGGTAGTGGTAGATGGTCATATGCCACAGCAGCTGGTATTTTTAACTCAGTTGTGAGCTTGATTCTTGTTACAACTGCAAATAGAATTGCATCTAAGATTGGTGAAGGTGAAAGAGTATTTTAA
- a CDS encoding carbohydrate ABC transporter permease: MQTSAKYRTTEDLVIDIVVYTVMIIVMIATLYPFWNILAISFNDALDSIRGGIYLWPRKFTLNNYKVILSNPDIYHATLISVLRAVVGSIANVLSCLMVAYGISRKDYIFRKFISRVIVFTMYFSGGLIPTYLLMKNLHLVGTFWVYILPGMVSAFNIIVIRSYIDGLPQSLIESAKIDGASEYRILFQIIMPLCLPVLATVTLWVAVGQWNAWFDTFLYNSGKPELSTLQFELQKILQSVQSASTNPDFSASFTSSGRTVTPTAIRATMTIVATLPILFVYPFLQRYFIHGLTIGSIKE, encoded by the coding sequence GTGCAAACGTCAGCAAAGTACAGAACAACAGAGGATTTGGTCATTGACATTGTGGTATACACAGTCATGATAATCGTGATGATAGCTACTTTATATCCTTTTTGGAATATACTTGCTATTTCTTTTAACGATGCGCTTGATTCCATAAGGGGTGGAATATATCTGTGGCCAAGAAAATTCACACTCAACAACTATAAAGTCATCCTCAGCAATCCTGACATATACCATGCAACCCTAATATCAGTTTTGAGAGCTGTTGTAGGAAGTATTGCAAATGTTCTTTCGTGTTTGATGGTTGCATATGGGATTAGTCGAAAGGATTACATATTCAGAAAGTTTATCTCCAGAGTTATCGTGTTTACAATGTATTTTAGCGGCGGTCTTATCCCCACATACCTTCTTATGAAAAATCTTCATCTTGTTGGAACGTTTTGGGTGTACATTTTGCCTGGTATGGTAAGCGCATTCAATATAATTGTGATAAGAAGCTATATAGACGGACTTCCTCAAAGTCTTATTGAGTCAGCCAAGATTGACGGTGCAAGCGAATACAGGATACTGTTCCAGATAATAATGCCTCTCTGTCTTCCTGTTTTGGCAACTGTTACACTCTGGGTTGCGGTTGGTCAGTGGAATGCATGGTTTGACACCTTCCTGTATAACTCCGGGAAACCAGAGCTTTCTACTTTGCAGTTTGAGCTTCAAAAGATACTGCAGTCTGTTCAGTCTGCATCAACCAACCCCGACTTCTCAGCATCGTTTACATCTTCTGGCAGGACTGTGACACCAACTGCTATCCGTGCAACCATGACAATAGTTGCAACACTGCCCATACTTTTTGTATATCCATTCTTGCAAAGATACTTTATACATGGTCTTACAATTGGTAGTATAAAAGAATAA